From one Bifidobacteriaceae bacterium genomic stretch:
- a CDS encoding (Fe-S)-binding protein: MIGFAIAGLTATALGWTVLTRRVMLFAHTFGAGAPELPGSRRDRPWRRTLAMLREFLLHRRLARKPVVAVAHWLTMFSFLVLVATLAQATGQLFDPHYELPLIGGWTPWNWLTEFFAWAGLAGILVLIGIRIGASRRSEGRRSRFFGSHQWRARYVEATILAVVVLVLWLRGLESLAVGPEGAARFASTAWIGRLYGPDLPGDAFAVWVCSLALAKILVSYAWMVVVGLTPTMGVAWHRFLAFPNLWTSRNPDGSPALGALPGLVVDGRAVDLEDPELDESVFERLGAGVVADLTWRDRLSLATCTECGRCQEVCPAWATDKLLSPKLLVGALRDHAFAAGPGAVLFGPHSHEQFSGGPGSDSDASWTQLVGGSSPWAVSAEALWACTTCGACTDACPVGVEHVDQVVELRRHQVLVAGEFPTELAGAFRNLERRKNPWGMLPKKRLDWTRGLDFEVPVLGRDVESLAEVDYLYWVGCAGAFDDHGQATARALAQLLRRAGVSFAVLGAAECCTGDPARRTGNESLFASLASGNVETLNEAGATQIVVTCAHCLNSLAGEYGPFGGRYQVVHHTELLARLIEEGRLAPEALPDGIAGEVTYQDPCYLARHNNQVAAPRQVLNAIPGLKLVEMAPSGRAGNCCGAGGGRMWLEESGTRINARRFGQAAATGAGAVATACPFCNVMMADAAAAVSAETQVRDVAQLLLASLPEMGTVPISGSPEIGTVPISVPSDPTTTETDLSERTGQVSEESP, encoded by the coding sequence ATGATCGGATTCGCCATTGCCGGATTGACCGCCACAGCCCTCGGCTGGACGGTGCTAACCCGGCGGGTGATGCTGTTCGCCCACACTTTCGGGGCGGGCGCGCCGGAACTGCCGGGCTCCCGACGCGACCGTCCCTGGCGGCGGACCTTGGCGATGCTGCGCGAATTCCTGCTGCACCGCCGGTTGGCCCGCAAGCCGGTGGTCGCCGTGGCGCACTGGCTGACCATGTTTTCCTTCCTGGTCCTGGTCGCCACTTTGGCCCAGGCCACCGGCCAGTTGTTCGACCCGCATTACGAGTTGCCGCTGATTGGCGGGTGGACGCCGTGGAACTGGCTGACCGAGTTTTTCGCCTGGGCGGGGTTGGCCGGGATCCTCGTCCTGATCGGCATTCGGATCGGGGCTTCGCGGCGGTCGGAGGGCCGGCGGTCGCGATTCTTCGGCTCGCACCAGTGGCGGGCCCGCTACGTCGAGGCGACCATCTTGGCGGTGGTCGTGCTGGTGTTGTGGCTGCGCGGTTTGGAGTCTTTGGCGGTTGGCCCGGAGGGGGCCGCCCGGTTTGCCTCGACCGCTTGGATTGGGCGGCTGTACGGCCCCGACCTGCCCGGCGACGCGTTCGCGGTCTGGGTTTGCTCCCTCGCCCTGGCGAAGATCCTGGTCAGCTACGCCTGGATGGTTGTTGTGGGCCTCACGCCCACAATGGGCGTCGCCTGGCACCGCTTCCTGGCTTTCCCGAACCTGTGGACCTCCCGGAACCCTGACGGCTCCCCCGCTTTGGGCGCCCTGCCGGGGTTGGTGGTGGACGGCCGGGCCGTGGACCTTGAAGACCCGGAGTTGGACGAATCGGTCTTTGAGCGCCTCGGCGCGGGCGTGGTCGCGGACCTGACCTGGCGCGACCGCCTCTCCCTGGCGACTTGCACCGAATGCGGCCGCTGCCAGGAGGTTTGCCCAGCATGGGCCACGGACAAGCTGCTCAGCCCCAAGTTGCTGGTGGGCGCCCTGCGCGACCACGCCTTCGCCGCCGGGCCGGGGGCGGTCTTGTTCGGCCCGCATTCGCACGAGCAGTTTTCGGGTGGCCCCGGCTCTGATTCGGACGCCTCCTGGACCCAATTGGTGGGCGGCTCCTCCCCGTGGGCCGTCAGCGCCGAGGCCCTGTGGGCCTGCACCACCTGCGGGGCCTGCACCGACGCCTGCCCGGTCGGGGTGGAGCACGTGGACCAAGTGGTCGAGTTGCGGCGCCACCAGGTGCTGGTGGCGGGCGAATTCCCAACCGAATTGGCGGGCGCGTTCCGCAACCTGGAACGCCGCAAGAACCCCTGGGGCATGCTGCCGAAGAAGCGCCTCGACTGGACCCGGGGCTTGGACTTCGAGGTGCCGGTCCTGGGGCGGGACGTGGAGTCGCTCGCGGAGGTCGACTACCTGTACTGGGTGGGCTGCGCGGGCGCGTTCGACGATCACGGTCAGGCGACCGCGCGGGCCCTGGCCCAGTTGCTGCGCCGGGCCGGGGTCAGTTTCGCGGTGCTCGGCGCCGCCGAATGCTGCACCGGCGACCCGGCCCGCCGCACCGGCAACGAGTCGCTGTTCGCCAGCCTGGCCAGCGGCAATGTGGAAACCCTGAATGAGGCGGGGGCGACCCAAATCGTGGTCACCTGCGCGCATTGCCTGAACTCGCTGGCGGGCGAATACGGCCCGTTCGGCGGCCGCTACCAGGTGGTCCACCACACCGAACTGCTGGCGAGGCTGATCGAGGAGGGCAGGCTGGCGCCCGAGGCTTTGCCGGACGGGATTGCCGGCGAGGTCACCTACCAGGACCCCTGCTACCTGGCGCGGCACAACAACCAGGTGGCGGCCCCCCGCCAAGTGCTGAACGCGATCCCCGGCCTCAAGCTGGTGGAGATGGCGCCGTCCGGGCGGGCGGGGAACTGCTGCGGCGCGGGCGGCGGCCGCATGTGGTTGGAGGAGTCCGGGACCAGGATCAACGCCCGCCGCTTCGGCCAGGCCGCCGCCACCGGCGCCGGGGCGGTCGCCACCGCCTGCCCGTTCTGCAACGTCATGATGGCCGACGCCGCCGCCGCCGTCTCCGCCGAAACCCAAGTCCGCGACGTGGCCCAACTGCTACTAGCATCCCTCCCGGAAATGGGGACGGTACCTATTTCCGGCTCGCCGGAAATAGGTACCGTCCCCATTTCCGTTCCCAGCGATCCCACAACCACCGAAACCGACCTTTCGGAGCGAACTGGTCAAGTCAGCGAGGAGTCACCGTGA